In Nicotiana tabacum cultivar K326 chromosome 2, ASM71507v2, whole genome shotgun sequence, the following proteins share a genomic window:
- the LOC142166788 gene encoding uncharacterized protein LOC142166788 has translation MLKQIQVNIPLIDALREMPGYAKMMKDLMSRKFDFQDLANVTLTQTCSAVVSRPIAKNLSGPRSFTIPCTIGSYAFSKSLCYLGASINLMPLSIYKKLGIGRARPTSMLLQLADRTVKRPSGILDDVLVQVGKFMFPTDFVILDCKVDEEIPIILGRSFLATGRARIDCETGELKMMLNNEEITFKVQKSMRRPSEFANCSFLDIVDVIMEEYDESLNAKVPLNSCLINLEKVNSEDLAKWVLALQGQGN, from the coding sequence atgctgaagcaaattcaGGTAAACATTCCTCTAATCGATGCTTTGAGGgagatgcccggttatgcaaaaatgatgaaggacttgatgtctcgtAAGTTTGACTTCCAAGACTTGGCAAATGTCACATTGACACAGACTTGTAGTGCTGTTGTGTCAAGACCTATAGCTAAGAATTTATCCGGCCCTAGAAGCTTCACAATTCCATGCACCATAGGTAGCTATGCATTTTCCAAATCATTGTGTTATTTGGGAGCAAGTATAAATCTGATGCCATTGTCTATCTATAAAAAGTTAGGAATTGGAAGAGCAAGGCCCACATCCATGTTACTGCAGCTAGCTGACCGAACGGTGAAAAGGCCATCAGGTATACTTGACGATGTACTTGTGCAAGTTGGAAAATTCATGTTTCCAacagattttgtcattctggaCTGCAAGGTTGAtgaggagattcccataattttgggaaggtcgTTCTTGGCCACAGGGAGAGCTCGGATTGATTGTGAAACAGGGGAGCTGAAAATGATGCTGAATaatgaagaaataacatttaaaGTGCAAAAGTCTATGCGGCGACCCAGTGAGTTTGCAAATTGCTCTTTTTTAGACATAGTGGATGTAATCATGGAGGAATATGATGAGTCACTTAATGCAAAAGTCCCTCTAAACTCCTGCCTTATAAACTtagaaaaagtaaatagtgaGGACTTAGCGAAATGGGTGTTGGCTCTTCAAGGACAAGGGAACTAG